The Candidatus Desulfofervidus auxilii DNA segment AAAGAAAAGGAGCAGTGCCCATGTCAATGTCCTCTTCAGTAAAAAACTTCTTTCTAATATTTACGAGCTTAATACTGATATGTGGATGTGCAGGCAGGAAACCAGCCATAAGGCATCTGGGTGAACCTCCCACTTCAGCCGTGGATGTGGACCTCTCAGCCATTACGAAAAATAAAAAGAAACAGCAACAGCTTAAAAGACTGATTGAAAAAACAGCAGCGAAAATTGCAGAAAAAAAAGTCAATGAGATTGCCAGCAAGAAATCACTCAGAGAGACAGAACTTGAAAGAGAAAAACAGGAGATATTCAAAAATATAGTTAAGTCTCCTCCGGTTCCAATTAAAGCCCCTGATACTATTTTGCGTGTACTCATCATGCCTCATGTGGATGCCTCAGGTGTGTTTCACTCCTATGAATATTCCTATGTCAAGGTCAGTGAGGGTAAATGGATACTGGGCGATTACCTCCT contains these protein-coding regions:
- a CDS encoding TraV family lipoprotein, coding for MSSSVKNFFLIFTSLILICGCAGRKPAIRHLGEPPTSAVDVDLSAITKNKKKQQQLKRLIEKTAAKIAEKKVNEIASKKSLRETELEREKQEIFKNIVKSPPVPIKAPDTILRVLIMPHVDASGVFHSYEYSYVKVSEGKWILGDYLLSPAREGIKKEKPVARPLKTDNSQSKEKEKK